The following proteins are co-located in the Paludibaculum fermentans genome:
- the lgt gene encoding prolipoprotein diacylglyceryl transferase has protein sequence MFPKLISIGSFFLPTYGLLVALGFLAGIWLTTRLARRAGIDPEKVNNLAIYCALTGLAGAKLLMFVMDFDYYAKNPGRIFSFDTLLSAGVYYGGFLGAFVFAWAYIKRQKLPWLKTADVFAPGVALGHAIGRLGCFAAGCCWGSLCDRPWAVTFENPAAHDLTGVPLGIPLHPAQLYEAAVVALLAAFLYRQSGKLHRDGQILGLYLLLYAVARVTVEFFRFHEQALPWGGPFTWTQWIALGLGAGGAALLLRPNRSTPVAVPAR, from the coding sequence ATGTTTCCCAAACTCATCTCCATTGGATCGTTCTTCCTGCCCACCTACGGGCTGCTGGTCGCGCTCGGCTTCCTGGCCGGCATCTGGCTCACCACCAGGCTCGCCCGCCGCGCCGGAATCGATCCCGAGAAGGTGAACAATCTCGCCATCTACTGCGCTCTCACCGGCTTAGCCGGAGCGAAGCTCCTCATGTTCGTGATGGACTTCGACTACTACGCCAAGAATCCAGGCCGCATCTTCTCCTTCGACACCCTGCTCTCGGCCGGTGTCTACTACGGCGGCTTCCTGGGCGCCTTCGTCTTCGCCTGGGCTTACATCAAGCGCCAGAAGTTGCCCTGGTTGAAGACCGCCGACGTCTTCGCCCCCGGAGTCGCGCTCGGCCATGCCATCGGCCGCCTTGGCTGCTTCGCCGCCGGCTGCTGCTGGGGCTCTCTCTGCGACCGTCCCTGGGCCGTCACCTTTGAAAACCCCGCCGCCCACGACCTCACCGGCGTCCCGCTGGGCATCCCCCTCCACCCGGCCCAACTCTATGAGGCAGCAGTGGTTGCCCTGCTGGCCGCATTCCTCTACCGGCAAAGCGGCAAGCTCCATCGCGACGGCCAGATCCTCGGACTCTATCTCCTTCTTTATGCCGTCGCCCGCGTGACCGTGGAGTTCTTTCGCTTCCACGAGCAGGCCCTCCCCTGGGGTGGCCCCTTCACCTGGACCCAGTGGATTGCCCTTGGCCTCGGAGCCGGAGGCGCCGCCCTGCTGCTGCGGCCCAACCGCTCCACCCCTGTGGCTGTGCCCGCCCGCTAG
- a CDS encoding TadE/TadG family type IV pilus assembly protein has protein sequence MSSRPSRRRQRGNAMVEATLVILPFFAIVLSIIDFGRAFYARTAIQYAVQAGTRYAVTFQTMTGMCQDASIKEVVRRSSVGFLTATDISTKTFIRYYKPDTLAATASNMPGNIVEVSVEGYQFRWIAPLWRTATPMTILARSSDRMEGLPGGSSGPPCR, from the coding sequence ATGTCTTCGCGACCATCCAGGCGTCGCCAGCGCGGTAACGCGATGGTTGAGGCTACGCTCGTCATTCTGCCGTTCTTCGCCATCGTCCTGAGCATTATCGACTTCGGCCGGGCATTCTATGCCCGCACCGCGATTCAGTACGCTGTCCAGGCCGGCACCCGTTACGCAGTCACCTTTCAGACGATGACCGGCATGTGCCAGGACGCCTCCATTAAGGAAGTCGTCCGCCGCAGTTCGGTCGGGTTTCTCACCGCCACCGACATCTCAACCAAGACTTTTATTCGCTACTACAAGCCGGACACGCTGGCCGCAACTGCCTCCAACATGCCGGGCAACATCGTGGAAGTCTCGGTCGAGGGTTACCAGTTTAGATGGATCGCGCCATTGTGGCGCACGGCAACACCCATGACCATCCTCGCCCGATCGAGCGATCGCATGGAAGGACTGCCCGGCGGCTCGTCAGGACCGCCCTGCCGTTGA
- a CDS encoding vWA domain-containing protein: protein MPSTNSAIVQGKRSRRWTARQKGIFLPLTAVLIAVLIPIVGLAVDAGVLFVLKTMISASADAAAIAAARNLSVGLTIADQTAAAQARAVDFFNANLKAGSFGTKNQAITVNVAESAYRTRTVTVTASVDAPQYFMRYLGFTTTHVVATGKASRRDVNLLLVLDRSGSMADTGTNGKPCTTMRNAATTFVNMFAEQRDRLGLVTFGGAWYLNFAPSMTFKTGSPSMLTRIAAITCSGGTGTGSALDAAYDQLVAINEPGTLNMIVLFTDGYANLFHASFPVKTRSDTRYGYSGGPTGCTSESSTCTMLPSTCTDANGDKYDRNSGQSSANYSAPNWNPNWTPTNLVGGLTQAAGDTYSLSTGATYGLIKEAASSATDVSDPLIAGSGCAFTSSATNVRRDVAYIPDTEIHGYSTTGYKAIATFTSGTYNGQKRPDVPMAVTGAGMNVADNIATTARSNSTLKPALYTIGLGSNGGVDHELLRRIANDPASPIYTDTQNTGMYAYAPTPTDLNYAFVRIASEILRIAQ from the coding sequence ATGCCATCCACGAATTCAGCCATTGTCCAAGGTAAACGCTCCCGGCGTTGGACAGCACGGCAAAAGGGTATTTTCCTTCCGCTCACGGCCGTCCTCATCGCCGTGCTGATCCCCATCGTGGGCTTGGCTGTCGATGCGGGCGTGCTGTTCGTGCTGAAAACCATGATCTCGGCCTCGGCGGACGCCGCGGCCATCGCCGCCGCGCGCAACCTCAGCGTCGGCCTGACCATCGCGGACCAGACAGCCGCGGCGCAGGCTCGCGCCGTCGACTTCTTCAACGCAAACCTGAAGGCTGGCAGCTTCGGCACGAAGAATCAGGCCATCACGGTTAACGTCGCGGAGTCCGCCTACCGCACCCGCACGGTCACCGTCACGGCTTCGGTGGATGCGCCGCAGTACTTCATGCGCTATCTGGGCTTCACCACCACTCACGTGGTCGCCACCGGTAAGGCCTCGCGCCGCGACGTCAACCTGCTGCTCGTGCTCGACCGCTCCGGCTCCATGGCGGACACCGGCACCAACGGCAAGCCTTGCACCACCATGCGCAATGCCGCCACCACCTTTGTAAACATGTTCGCCGAGCAGCGCGATCGCCTCGGCCTCGTCACCTTCGGCGGCGCCTGGTACCTGAACTTCGCGCCCTCCATGACCTTCAAGACCGGCTCCCCGTCCATGCTCACCAGGATTGCGGCCATCACATGCAGCGGCGGCACCGGCACCGGTTCAGCCCTGGACGCGGCCTACGATCAACTCGTCGCCATTAACGAGCCGGGCACCTTGAATATGATCGTCCTCTTCACCGACGGTTACGCCAACCTCTTCCATGCCAGCTTCCCTGTGAAGACAAGGTCCGACACACGCTACGGTTATTCCGGCGGCCCCACCGGATGCACAAGTGAGTCGTCTACGTGCACCATGCTCCCCAGCACCTGCACCGACGCCAACGGCGACAAGTACGACCGCAATTCGGGCCAGAGTTCCGCCAATTACAGCGCGCCCAACTGGAATCCCAACTGGACCCCAACCAATCTGGTGGGAGGCTTGACCCAGGCCGCCGGTGACACCTACAGCCTGTCCACTGGCGCGACTTACGGACTGATCAAGGAGGCTGCGTCTTCGGCCACGGATGTCAGTGACCCGCTCATCGCAGGCTCCGGGTGCGCCTTCACCAGCAGCGCAACCAATGTCCGGCGAGACGTTGCCTATATCCCCGACACCGAAATCCACGGCTACAGCACAACCGGGTACAAGGCGATCGCCACCTTCACCTCCGGCACCTACAATGGCCAAAAGCGTCCTGATGTGCCAATGGCCGTCACCGGTGCCGGCATGAACGTCGCCGACAACATCGCCACCACCGCGCGCAGCAACTCCACTCTGAAGCCGGCACTCTACACCATCGGCTTGGGCAGCAACGGCGGTGTCGACCACGAACTGCTACGCCGCATCGCCAACGATCCGGCCAGCCCCATCTACACCGACACCCAGAACACGGGCATGTACGCCTACGCGCCGACACCCACTGACCTGAACTACGCGTTCGTCCGCATCGCCAGTGAAATCCTCCGCATCGCCCAGTAA
- a CDS encoding Gfo/Idh/MocA family protein, whose amino-acid sequence MSLPLVAAEHTIAVVGLVHSHVWGHLNKMVQGQSARLVGVAESEPELVAEAKRRKVPDDLIFSDWKKMIDEKKPEIVWSFVENNRHREIVEYCAPRKIHVMFEKPLASTYKDALAIKDLAAKHGIYILTNYQMAWWPSNYVAKEIADSGQLGKVWRIRGVVGHGGPGGPTGLNKYFFNWLTDPVKNGAGALVDFGCYNALWSLMYLGRPETVFAQVNHLRPEEFPKVEDNATIVLHYAQGVAVLEGSWDLPRSFQDLELFGRQGSVYMTSQKVELRKGRGAVEEVPIKPLAPEAAEPIAAMVHAIESKTAPSGMTGIDLNAQVVELIEAAKESIRTGRAVKLK is encoded by the coding sequence ATGAGCCTTCCGCTGGTGGCGGCGGAACATACAATTGCAGTGGTTGGCCTGGTCCATTCCCACGTTTGGGGCCATTTGAACAAGATGGTGCAGGGGCAGTCGGCCCGGCTGGTGGGGGTCGCCGAGAGCGAGCCGGAGCTGGTGGCGGAGGCGAAACGCCGCAAGGTGCCCGATGACCTGATCTTCTCCGACTGGAAGAAGATGATCGATGAGAAGAAGCCGGAGATCGTGTGGTCGTTTGTCGAGAACAACCGGCACCGGGAGATTGTGGAGTATTGCGCGCCGCGCAAGATCCACGTGATGTTCGAGAAGCCGCTGGCGTCGACGTATAAGGACGCGCTGGCGATCAAGGATCTGGCGGCGAAGCACGGCATCTACATCCTGACGAACTACCAGATGGCGTGGTGGCCGTCGAACTATGTGGCCAAGGAGATCGCCGATTCGGGCCAATTGGGCAAAGTCTGGCGGATTCGCGGCGTGGTGGGGCACGGCGGTCCAGGCGGTCCGACGGGTTTGAACAAGTATTTTTTCAACTGGCTGACGGATCCGGTGAAGAACGGCGCGGGCGCGCTGGTGGATTTCGGGTGCTACAACGCGTTGTGGAGCCTGATGTACCTGGGGCGGCCCGAGACGGTGTTCGCGCAGGTGAATCATCTGCGGCCGGAGGAGTTCCCCAAGGTGGAAGACAACGCGACGATCGTGCTGCACTACGCACAGGGCGTAGCGGTGCTGGAAGGCAGCTGGGACCTGCCGCGCAGCTTCCAGGATCTGGAACTGTTCGGGCGGCAGGGCAGCGTGTATATGACGAGCCAGAAGGTGGAGCTGCGGAAGGGCCGGGGGGCGGTGGAAGAGGTTCCGATCAAACCGCTGGCTCCGGAGGCGGCCGAGCCGATTGCGGCCATGGTGCATGCGATTGAGTCGAAGACGGCTCCGTCCGGGATGACCGGCATCGACCTGAACGCGCAGGTGGTGGAGCTGATCGAGGCGGCGAAGGAGTCGATCAGGACGGGCCGGGCAGTGAAGCTCAAGTAG
- a CDS encoding VWA domain-containing protein has protein sequence MMKFTRRHFFATSTGALIPAAAPALLLGQEPGRPTFRVKVDMVVLSFTVTDSKGRYVNGLKPSDFRILEDGISQKVNTFAEGNKPPLQLLDDGSTKPMVTAQADPEKGGIATDAFVGTNVFVLFDTSNYMYRGFVYASDAIADFVRGLDRADSVAVYTFSRNLTRAASLSRDRNDVLQGLRTAVAGDDAALYNALLLSLRDAAKVPGRKVVIVFSNGPDSASMVAPDDVRAVAEDEGIPIYVISTSDVSRDPISTGVFRRLASRTGGKSFFAKTWQKQVEAFEAIREDLGNSYTVTYYPAPNPNDGFRKITVEIKSDVARKLRVSARPGYRPRTGI, from the coding sequence ATGATGAAGTTCACACGCCGACACTTTTTCGCTACCAGTACGGGAGCCCTGATCCCGGCCGCCGCGCCGGCTCTCCTCCTCGGGCAGGAGCCGGGACGCCCCACCTTCCGGGTTAAGGTCGACATGGTGGTGCTCAGCTTCACCGTGACCGACTCCAAGGGCCGCTATGTCAACGGCCTCAAGCCGTCTGATTTCCGCATCCTGGAAGACGGCATCTCTCAGAAAGTGAATACCTTCGCCGAGGGCAATAAACCGCCGCTCCAATTGCTGGACGACGGCAGCACCAAGCCCATGGTCACGGCCCAGGCTGACCCCGAAAAGGGAGGCATCGCCACCGACGCCTTCGTCGGCACCAATGTCTTCGTGCTGTTCGATACGTCCAATTACATGTACCGCGGCTTCGTCTACGCCTCGGACGCCATCGCCGACTTCGTCCGCGGCCTCGATCGGGCCGACTCCGTCGCCGTCTACACCTTCTCCCGCAACCTCACCCGCGCCGCTTCCCTGTCCCGCGACCGCAATGACGTCCTGCAGGGTCTGCGCACCGCCGTCGCCGGCGATGACGCGGCTCTTTACAATGCGCTCCTGCTCTCCCTGCGCGACGCCGCCAAGGTTCCCGGACGCAAGGTGGTCATCGTCTTCTCCAATGGACCCGACTCCGCCTCCATGGTCGCCCCGGACGACGTCCGGGCCGTGGCCGAGGACGAGGGCATCCCCATCTACGTCATCTCCACCAGTGACGTCAGCCGCGATCCCATCTCCACCGGCGTCTTCCGCCGCCTCGCTTCGCGCACCGGAGGCAAGAGCTTCTTCGCGAAGACCTGGCAAAAACAGGTGGAAGCCTTCGAAGCCATCCGCGAAGACCTGGGGAACTCCTATACCGTCACTTACTATCCGGCGCCCAACCCGAATGACGGCTTCCGCAAGATTACCGTTGAGATCAAGAGCGACGTGGCTCGCAAACTCCGGGTCAGTGCTCGTCCCGGCTACCGCCCGAGAACTGGCATCTAG
- a CDS encoding Cas10/Cmr2 second palm domain-containing protein: protein MQIFLQGKLLGIEPFIRDSEGGLASLAGRCLHVSLLSEAIPRALLKHLGLAPELLGASGGGHFLAVLTDQSLPEANAFLVNVTRRLAEFSGHRLRLAWSATENLGAWTDVRKRLDDQMARWRGPDALEPEGIFEPFADDSRLNRFFSDLYRGLPATSAAVWDADAPGLLKAEGEQHWLATHYAPADSGPQPASRLELAARANGRKTWGILRGDADQFSTRLRKAQSIEEYLQLSVFFRQFFAGEVQVLCSQPDFQNRVSVLHTGGDEFSVIGSWDALIPFAREIERLFQRSATELLREFPGAEGKTLSMALALAPSADVDPASVYAEAGHQLEIAKSVGRDSISLLGRVLDWKQVGEAADLKTSMLRLVEEFGCPPQFLGELGSFYRETDRTLPARSTRRAAEAQQRPWRLHRRLHRVLDGPERNKEFQKTRNTVLAAFLTRGQAQLKLRPAGRVALEWARFLEEAE from the coding sequence GTGCAGATTTTCCTTCAAGGCAAGCTCCTAGGCATTGAGCCTTTTATTCGCGACTCGGAAGGCGGCCTCGCGTCGCTGGCCGGACGTTGCCTTCACGTGTCCCTTTTGTCCGAGGCAATCCCCCGGGCCCTGCTCAAACACCTCGGCCTCGCGCCCGAACTCCTCGGCGCCAGCGGAGGCGGCCACTTCCTCGCCGTCCTCACCGACCAAAGCCTGCCCGAAGCCAACGCCTTCCTTGTCAACGTCACCCGCCGCCTGGCCGAATTCAGCGGCCACCGCCTGCGCCTCGCCTGGTCCGCCACCGAGAATCTCGGAGCCTGGACCGACGTTCGCAAACGCCTCGACGACCAGATGGCCCGTTGGCGCGGCCCCGACGCCCTGGAACCCGAAGGCATCTTTGAGCCCTTCGCCGACGATTCGCGCCTGAACCGCTTCTTCTCTGACCTCTATCGGGGACTCCCGGCGACCTCCGCCGCCGTCTGGGACGCCGACGCGCCCGGCCTGCTCAAGGCCGAAGGCGAACAGCATTGGCTGGCCACCCACTATGCGCCGGCCGATTCCGGCCCCCAGCCCGCCTCGCGCCTCGAACTCGCCGCCCGCGCCAACGGCCGCAAGACCTGGGGCATTCTTCGCGGCGACGCCGACCAGTTCTCCACCCGCCTGCGCAAGGCCCAGAGCATCGAGGAGTACCTCCAGCTCTCCGTTTTCTTCCGGCAGTTCTTCGCCGGAGAAGTACAAGTCCTTTGTTCCCAGCCCGATTTCCAGAATCGCGTCTCCGTTCTGCACACCGGCGGCGATGAGTTCTCCGTCATCGGCAGCTGGGACGCCCTCATCCCCTTCGCCCGTGAGATCGAGCGCCTGTTCCAGCGCTCGGCCACGGAACTCCTCCGCGAGTTCCCCGGCGCCGAAGGCAAGACTCTGTCCATGGCCCTCGCCCTGGCGCCCTCCGCTGATGTCGATCCCGCCAGCGTCTACGCCGAGGCCGGTCACCAGCTCGAAATCGCCAAAAGCGTGGGCCGCGATTCCATCTCCCTGCTCGGCCGCGTGCTCGACTGGAAACAGGTGGGTGAAGCGGCCGACCTCAAAACCTCCATGCTCCGCCTGGTGGAGGAGTTCGGCTGCCCTCCGCAGTTCCTCGGCGAGTTGGGTTCGTTTTACAGGGAGACCGATCGCACCCTCCCGGCCCGCTCCACCCGCCGCGCGGCGGAGGCCCAGCAGCGCCCCTGGCGGCTCCACCGCCGCCTGCATCGCGTCCTGGATGGCCCGGAACGCAACAAAGAGTTTCAGAAGACCCGTAACACGGTGCTGGCCGCATTTCTCACCCGCGGCCAGGCTCAGTTGAAGCTGAGACCGGCGGGCCGCGTCGCCCTCGAATGGGCGCGATTCTTGGAAGAGGCTGAGTAA
- the csm2 gene encoding type III-A CRISPR-associated protein Csm2 has product MSELEPQQTQPEETQPAAPAPQSEPAAETRQETPAPAEASATAAADPAPAPAPTPKPENKPESKPNNRPPQERRERPAGGGGRPERQPRGERPPQGDKPAGDRPPRADRPERGPGGGGGGGGERRPEREGDRRGGPREHGKGPDRGGRPMEPPSDIDLDKLVADSLYLDNAAHAIVARMRDMDSGTRSQLRRLFSAVRRACRAAEGERQHHFVMLRARLAYTIARHQLRSLDPLERLLLQVTRKNDARGYERFRDLFEAIVAYNE; this is encoded by the coding sequence ATGAGCGAACTCGAACCGCAGCAGACCCAACCGGAAGAGACGCAACCGGCTGCGCCCGCGCCCCAGTCTGAACCGGCCGCGGAAACGCGCCAGGAAACCCCAGCCCCGGCCGAGGCCTCGGCGACGGCTGCAGCTGATCCGGCACCCGCTCCGGCCCCCACGCCCAAGCCGGAGAACAAACCCGAATCCAAACCCAACAACCGGCCCCCGCAGGAACGCCGCGAACGGCCCGCGGGTGGCGGCGGCCGGCCGGAGCGCCAGCCGCGCGGCGAACGCCCGCCCCAGGGCGACAAGCCCGCCGGTGACCGCCCGCCCCGCGCCGATCGTCCGGAACGTGGACCCGGCGGCGGCGGCGGCGGCGGCGGCGAACGCCGGCCCGAACGCGAAGGCGACCGCCGCGGCGGTCCGCGCGAACACGGCAAAGGCCCCGATCGCGGCGGCCGTCCCATGGAGCCGCCGTCCGACATCGATCTCGACAAACTGGTCGCCGATAGCCTTTACCTCGACAACGCCGCCCACGCCATCGTCGCCCGCATGCGCGACATGGACTCCGGCACCCGCAGCCAGTTGCGCCGCCTCTTCAGTGCGGTGCGCCGCGCCTGCCGCGCCGCCGAGGGCGAGCGTCAGCACCACTTTGTGATGCTCCGTGCGCGCCTGGCCTACACCATCGCGCGCCACCAGTTGCGCAGCCTCGATCCGCTCGAGCGGCTTCTGCTCCAGGTCACCCGTAAGAACGACGCCCGCGGCTACGAACGGTTCCGCGACCTCTTCGAGGCCATCGTCGCCTACAACGAATAG
- the csm3 gene encoding type III-A CRISPR-associated RAMP protein Csm3 — protein sequence MSSHTADTKLGLIGKLLLDGEMICETGLHIGAGKGSLDLGGADNPVVKDAFGRPYVPGSSLRGKLRSLLEQSSGLVSPADLIYLSRRRGQEVRIHQTDDPADEVGVLFGRNPGRMERVSGDALEPKSATPARLTAYDAPLDMESITAQMRENLDDELTEVKSENAIDRITAQANARTLERVPAGARFRVRFVVDILCPADRELVPTLVQGLRLLEDDALGGGGSRGSGRVRFANWKLTWRNKAYYSAGEAEQALLDAAETAALQAGVRDPEFSGKLS from the coding sequence ATGAGCTCTCACACCGCCGATACCAAGCTCGGATTGATTGGCAAGTTGCTGCTGGATGGCGAGATGATCTGCGAGACCGGCCTCCACATCGGAGCCGGCAAGGGTTCCCTGGACCTCGGCGGCGCCGATAACCCGGTGGTCAAGGACGCCTTCGGGCGCCCCTACGTCCCGGGCAGCTCCCTGCGCGGCAAGCTCCGCAGCCTGCTCGAGCAGTCCTCGGGTCTGGTCTCCCCGGCCGACCTGATCTACCTCTCCCGCCGCCGCGGCCAGGAAGTCCGCATCCACCAGACCGACGATCCGGCTGACGAGGTCGGCGTCCTCTTCGGCCGCAACCCCGGCCGCATGGAGCGGGTCTCCGGCGACGCCCTGGAGCCGAAATCGGCCACCCCGGCCCGCCTCACCGCCTACGACGCCCCCCTCGACATGGAGTCCATCACCGCCCAGATGCGCGAAAATCTGGACGACGAACTCACTGAGGTCAAGAGCGAGAACGCCATCGACCGCATCACCGCCCAGGCCAACGCCCGCACCCTCGAGCGCGTTCCGGCCGGCGCCCGCTTCCGCGTCCGCTTCGTCGTCGACATCCTTTGCCCGGCTGACCGCGAACTCGTGCCCACCCTGGTGCAGGGTCTTCGCCTCCTCGAAGACGATGCCCTCGGCGGCGGCGGCTCGCGTGGCAGCGGCCGCGTGCGCTTCGCCAACTGGAAGCTCACCTGGCGCAATAAGGCGTACTACTCCGCCGGTGAGGCCGAACAGGCCCTGCTCGACGCCGCGGAAACGGCGGCACTCCAGGCCGGTGTCCGCGATCCCGAGTTCTCCGGCAAACTCTCCTGA
- the csm4 gene encoding type III-A CRISPR-associated RAMP protein Csm4, producing MNPALLIRLRPTTPWRIGPDTGARDQAVSIFHSDALYSALCSSFEQLGLLEEWFNATAQPHTEPAVRFSSCFPWQRGHLYAPPPAGLWPPPAANPTAASKVRWKGATLVPTSVIAGLVKGEQPSEEQWTVDGHSSCLIPGNSRSSTGPFRFVQRSSAAVDRVTGGQIEPHRVTCVQYAPASGLWCAAQFSNPITYAVWAPKLQAAFRLLADTGLGGLRSRGFGRFRNPDFQPGLLPELLFGSALPPAGNAYWLLSLFSPADTDTVEWTAGDYLLTRRTGRVGASQGGGQQKLASRMVAEGSVLLAGQPPLGAVRDVAPPGCPHPVYRSGYAVALPIPWPVTA from the coding sequence ATGAACCCCGCGCTGCTCATTCGACTACGGCCCACCACGCCCTGGCGCATCGGTCCCGATACCGGCGCCCGCGATCAGGCCGTGTCCATCTTCCACAGCGACGCCCTCTATTCGGCGCTGTGCTCCAGCTTCGAACAGTTGGGCCTGCTGGAAGAGTGGTTCAACGCCACCGCGCAGCCGCACACCGAACCCGCGGTCCGCTTCAGTTCCTGCTTCCCCTGGCAGCGCGGCCATCTTTACGCCCCGCCCCCCGCCGGTCTGTGGCCTCCCCCCGCCGCCAACCCCACCGCCGCCTCCAAAGTGCGGTGGAAGGGCGCCACCCTTGTCCCGACCTCGGTCATCGCCGGCCTTGTGAAGGGCGAACAGCCCTCCGAGGAACAGTGGACCGTCGACGGCCACAGCAGTTGCCTCATCCCCGGCAACAGCCGCTCGTCTACAGGACCTTTCCGCTTCGTTCAACGCTCCAGCGCCGCCGTCGACCGCGTCACCGGCGGCCAGATCGAGCCCCACCGCGTGACCTGCGTTCAATACGCGCCAGCCTCCGGCCTGTGGTGCGCCGCCCAGTTTTCGAACCCCATTACCTACGCCGTCTGGGCTCCTAAGTTGCAGGCAGCGTTCCGCTTACTGGCCGACACCGGCCTCGGCGGCCTGCGCTCGCGCGGCTTCGGCCGCTTCCGCAATCCCGACTTCCAGCCCGGCCTGCTGCCCGAGTTGCTGTTCGGTTCCGCCTTGCCCCCGGCAGGCAACGCCTACTGGCTGCTTTCGCTGTTCTCCCCCGCCGATACCGACACCGTCGAGTGGACCGCCGGCGACTACCTGCTCACCCGCCGCACCGGCCGCGTCGGGGCATCGCAGGGCGGCGGCCAGCAGAAACTCGCTTCCCGCATGGTCGCCGAAGGCTCGGTGCTGCTCGCCGGACAACCGCCCCTGGGCGCCGTCCGCGATGTCGCACCGCCCGGCTGCCCGCATCCCGTCTACCGCTCCGGCTACGCCGTGGCGCTGCCCATCCCTTGGCCGGTGACTGCATGA
- a CDS encoding RAMP superfamily CRISPR-associated protein translates to MKNYRLTVLTPLLVGDGQKLAPIDYMVWKDQVNVLDQRRIFRLLAKGPRLDTYLNQIRKAERLDFASWGGYAQNYASRRIPFEHPSCALYYARTSPEHLFIPTFAATPTGGVYVPASAVKGPLRTALLIDRASEGQWKDFAGRLAALERMPTSPAEGLETSTLGASGVSRTRSMMLADSDSLSSGGTTRVYLIRTSTILQRGTKLELGWKMSPRGAVEARRPTDSTPMFAEMAVPGTVFEGKYQDTPAMASAEMLRALRWKEPAGARRFAQAANAAAAKLLEVQRKYAESTGLTGVVESIDQLSARLAAVRESAASCLVCLGWGTGILSKSASIDMAADPFRQILRSLPVYSQPLRSGLPFPKTRRVVFMNDQPAALPGWAELAFDATGHLA, encoded by the coding sequence ATGAAGAACTACCGCCTCACCGTCTTGACCCCGCTGCTGGTCGGCGACGGCCAGAAGCTCGCGCCCATTGACTATATGGTCTGGAAAGATCAGGTCAATGTCCTCGACCAGCGCCGCATTTTCCGGCTCCTGGCCAAGGGCCCGCGCCTCGACACTTATCTGAATCAGATCCGCAAGGCGGAACGGCTCGACTTCGCCAGCTGGGGCGGCTATGCCCAGAACTACGCCAGCCGCCGCATCCCCTTCGAGCACCCGTCCTGCGCGCTGTATTACGCCCGTACCTCGCCGGAGCATCTCTTCATTCCGACCTTCGCCGCCACCCCCACCGGCGGTGTCTACGTACCGGCCAGTGCCGTAAAGGGTCCGTTGCGCACCGCGCTCCTCATCGATCGCGCCAGCGAAGGCCAGTGGAAGGACTTCGCCGGCCGGCTCGCCGCGCTGGAGCGCATGCCAACTTCGCCCGCCGAAGGTCTCGAGACGTCCACCCTGGGCGCTTCCGGCGTCAGCCGCACCCGGTCCATGATGCTCGCCGACAGCGACAGCCTCTCCTCCGGCGGCACGACCCGGGTCTACCTCATCCGGACCTCCACCATCCTGCAGCGAGGCACAAAACTGGAACTCGGCTGGAAGATGAGCCCGCGCGGAGCCGTCGAAGCCCGCCGCCCCACCGATTCCACCCCGATGTTCGCCGAAATGGCCGTGCCCGGCACGGTCTTCGAGGGCAAATACCAGGACACCCCCGCCATGGCTAGCGCCGAAATGTTGCGCGCCTTACGTTGGAAGGAACCCGCCGGAGCCCGCCGCTTCGCCCAGGCCGCCAACGCCGCAGCCGCCAAGTTACTGGAAGTGCAGCGAAAGTACGCCGAATCGACCGGTTTGACGGGTGTCGTCGAGTCCATCGACCAACTCTCCGCCCGGCTCGCCGCCGTCCGCGAATCGGCCGCTTCCTGCCTCGTCTGCCTCGGCTGGGGCACGGGCATCCTCTCGAAAAGTGCCTCCATCGACATGGCGGCCGACCCGTTCCGTCAGATTCTCAGGAGCCTGCCTGTTTACAGCCAGCCGCTCCGCTCCGGGCTTCCCTTTCCGAAGACCCGCCGCGTCGTCTTTATGAACGACCAACCCGCGGCCCTGCCCGGGTGGGCCGAACTGGCGTTCGATGCCACCGGGCACCTCGCCTGA